A single genomic interval of Metasolibacillus fluoroglycofenilyticus harbors:
- a CDS encoding putative holin-like toxin, which yields MLHMMTVYETLTITLIFASVIISIIRLSYTFSQKK from the coding sequence ATGTTGCACATGATGACAGTATATGAAACTTTAACAATCACGCTAATTTTTGCATCGGTGATTATTTCTATTATTAGACTATCGTATACTTTTTCGCAAAAAAAGTAG